One genomic region from Streptomyces sp. NBC_01431 encodes:
- a CDS encoding HD-GYP domain-containing protein has product MAGPAGPVSLPVAARAVVAATVAGALACALPVLHGPTPWAAVALLAGLYALCEWPARCPVLAGRVAVPIASGSFFPVLLAAAFLLPPYAAALTAVPGALISYAEEQPRAVRRLWRAAQLAIAVSAAATAHVLLGGRAALGGSGPATLPDFPYVLLPAGAAALVFCLVLTALDGLIRATAERLPARTAWRGILLRSLAPHCVHGLAGLMMAVLWRSPFGPPAALFVLLPMYISCWVFAQYHREHAAHQATIRALVQAVDIKDRYTRGHSERVGRASEMIARELGMAEGRLDVLRFAGILHDVGKLGVPTRVLRKDGPLTPEERAVIELHPEYGHEMVRGIGFLGEARAAILHHHERLDGSGYPYGLAGTQIPEAARVVAVADAFDAMTSTRSYRRARPVAAAVAELERCAGEQFDPLMVRALVRALSRYGWHVEVTADEAGAAGARGNVPPGAGPIPTPPLPDPGLRATAPLPDPGLRPRPRPSNAKGA; this is encoded by the coding sequence ATGGCCGGACCAGCGGGTCCTGTGAGCCTTCCGGTGGCGGCGCGCGCCGTCGTGGCGGCCACCGTCGCGGGCGCCCTCGCCTGCGCACTGCCCGTGCTCCACGGCCCCACCCCCTGGGCCGCCGTCGCCCTCCTCGCCGGCCTGTACGCGCTGTGCGAATGGCCCGCCCGCTGCCCCGTGCTGGCCGGCCGGGTGGCCGTGCCGATCGCCTCCGGCTCCTTCTTCCCCGTACTGCTCGCCGCCGCCTTCCTGCTCCCGCCGTACGCGGCGGCGCTCACCGCGGTGCCCGGGGCGCTCATCTCCTACGCCGAGGAACAACCGCGCGCGGTGCGCCGCCTGTGGCGGGCGGCCCAGCTGGCCATCGCGGTCTCGGCGGCGGCGACTGCCCACGTGCTGCTCGGCGGACGGGCCGCGCTCGGCGGGAGCGGCCCGGCGACGCTCCCCGACTTTCCCTACGTGCTGCTGCCCGCCGGGGCCGCGGCCCTGGTCTTCTGCCTGGTCCTGACCGCCCTCGACGGACTCATCCGGGCCACCGCCGAACGGCTGCCCGCCCGCACCGCATGGCGCGGGATCCTGCTTCGCTCGCTCGCCCCGCACTGTGTGCACGGCCTCGCGGGGCTGATGATGGCGGTGCTCTGGCGCAGCCCGTTCGGACCGCCCGCCGCGCTGTTCGTGCTGCTGCCCATGTACATCTCCTGCTGGGTCTTCGCCCAGTACCACCGCGAGCACGCCGCCCACCAGGCCACCATCCGCGCCCTCGTCCAGGCCGTCGACATCAAGGACAGGTACACCCGCGGCCACAGCGAACGGGTCGGCCGGGCCTCGGAGATGATCGCGCGCGAACTCGGCATGGCGGAAGGGAGGTTGGACGTCCTGCGGTTCGCCGGGATCCTGCACGACGTGGGCAAGCTCGGGGTGCCCACCCGGGTGCTCAGGAAGGACGGCCCGCTCACACCCGAGGAGCGGGCGGTCATCGAACTGCATCCCGAGTACGGCCACGAGATGGTGCGGGGCATCGGCTTCCTCGGCGAGGCCCGCGCGGCGATCCTGCACCACCACGAGCGGCTCGACGGGAGCGGGTACCCCTACGGCCTGGCCGGCACCCAGATCCCCGAGGCAGCCCGGGTCGTGGCGGTGGCCGACGCGTTCGACGCGATGACGTCGACGCGGTCCTACCGCCGGGCGCGGCCCGTCGCGGCCGCGGTCGCCGAACTGGAGCGGTGTGCGGGGGAGCAGTTCGATCCGTTGATGGTGCGGGCCCTTGTGCGGGCACTCTCCCGGTACGGGTGGCACGTGGAGGTCACCGCGGACGAGGCGGGGGCCGCCGGTGCGCGAGGAAACGTGCCGCCTGGGGCGGGCCCCATCCCCACCCCGCCCCTTCCCGACCCGGGGCTCCGCGCCACCGCGCCCCTTCCCGACCCGGGGCTCCGCCCCAGACCCCGCCCCTCGAACGCCAAGGGGGCTTGA
- the rsrA gene encoding mycothiol system anti-sigma-R factor, producing MSCGEPHETDCSEVLDHLYEFLDHEMPDSDCNKFEVHFEECSPCLEKYGLEQAVKKLVKRCCGSDDVPSDLRSKVMGRIDLIRSGQAVPEQDIVTGEVPTLDRE from the coding sequence ATGAGCTGCGGAGAGCCGCACGAGACGGACTGCTCTGAGGTCCTGGACCATCTCTATGAGTTCCTCGACCACGAGATGCCCGACAGCGACTGCAACAAGTTCGAGGTGCACTTCGAGGAGTGCTCGCCCTGTCTGGAGAAGTACGGCCTGGAGCAGGCCGTGAAGAAGCTGGTGAAGCGCTGCTGCGGTTCGGACGACGTGCCGAGCGACCTGCGCTCCAAGGTGATGGGTCGCATCGACCTGATCCGCTCCGGCCAGGCCGTCCCCGAGCAGGACATCGTCACCGGCGAGGTGCCCACTCTCGACCGGGAGTGA